CCTAGAAGCTGTTCGAACCTTGGGGTGTCCTGGGGCGTCGAGATGATCAGGATGTCGCGAATGCCCGCCAGCATCAGAGTGGTGAGCGGGTAGTAGATCATCGGCTTGTCGTAAACCGGCAGAAGCTGTTTGGAAATAGCCAGGGTCGCGGGATGCAGACGGGTACCCGACCCGCCGGCCAAGATGATGCCTTTACGATTCAGTTTGCTCATTTTTCGTGTATCTCGGTCAGCATGCGAGCCACGCCCTGACGCCAGTCAGGCAGCGTCAGCGCGAAAGCTTCTTGTAGTTTGTGAGTATTGAGTCGCGAGTTTGCTGGGCGCTTTGCAGGTGTCGGGTAGGCATCTGTAGTCAGCGGTTTGACCTGCTCGGCGTGCACCTTCAGTGACAAACCGCGCGCTGCGGCTTGCTCCAGAACGAAACGCGCGTAACCGCACCAGGTTGTCTCACCTGACGCCGCCAGGTGGTACACACCAGCCAAAGCAGGGTCACGCCGTGTACATGCAATGGCATGAGCGGTCACGTCGGCAATCAGTTCCGCACCAGTAGGAGCCCCAAACTGGTCATCAATGACACCCAGACTGTCCCGCTCGGTTGCCAGCCGAAGCATGGTCCGGGCGAAGTTGTTCCCGCGAGCGGCATAGACCCAGCAGGTACGGAAGATAAGGCTTGTGCAGCCGGAGGCCAGAATTGCCTGCTCGCCGCCCAGCTTGCTTTCGCCGTAGACATTCAGCGGCCCTACCGCGTCCTCTTCGCTCCAAGGCGCGTTGCCATTGCCTGGGAAGACGTAATCCGTCGAATAATGCACCAACAATGCACCCAGCTCAGCGGCTAAACCGGCCAGTACCTTCACTGCTTGCGCATTGACCAGAAATGCTTGCTCGCGCTCGCCTTCTGCCTTGTCTACCGCGGTGTAGGCTGCTGCATTGACGATGACATCGGGGGCAAAGGTACGCACGGTTTCCGCCAACCCCTGGAGGTTGGTCAAGTCACCACAATACTCATGGCTTCTTGAGCTGAGTGCCAGGACTTGCCCCAAGACAGCCAGACTGCGCTGTAACTCCCAACCCAGTTGACCATCCTTGCCCAGGAGGAGAATTTTCATGCCGAACGCCCGGCGTAATTTTTCTCGACCCAGTCTCGATAGCCACCGGACTGCACGTTTTCTACCCAGTCCCAGTTATCCAAGTACCATTCAACCGTCTTGCGGATACCGGTCTCGAAGGTTTCCGCAGGCTTCCACCCAAGCTCACGCTCGAGTTTGCGTGCATCGATGGCGTAGCGGCGATCATGCCCTGGGCGGTCGGTAACATAGGTAATCTGCTCCCCATACGGCTTGCCATCAGCACGTGGACGCAGCTCATCCAACAGCGCACAAACGCGATTGACGATCTCAAGGTTGGGCTTTTCGTTCCAGCCGCCGACGTTGTATACCTCTCCCGTCTTCCCGGCTTCGAGCACGCGGCGGATGGCACTGCAGTGATCTTTGACATAGAGCCAGTCACGTATCTGCTGACCATCACCGTAGACAGGCAGTGCCTTGCCACCCAAGGCGTTGACGATCATCAGAGGGATGAGCTTTTCCGGAAAGTGGAATGGCCCATAGTTGTTCGAGCAGTTGGTGGTCAGCACCGGTAGGCCATAGGTATGGTGATAGGAGCGCACCAGGTGATCGCTTGCCGCTTTGCTCGCTGAGTACGGACTGTTCGGTTGATACTGGTGGGTCTCAGTAAACGCCGGCTCATCAGCAGCCAGAGAACCATAGACCTCATCGGTAGATACGTGCAGGAAGCGGAATGTCTGACGCGCTTGCTCGTCCAGCCCGCCCCAATATGCGCGCACCGCTTCGAGCAGGCGGAAGGTACCGACGATATTGGTCTCGATGAAGTCCTCAGGCCCGTGAA
The Pseudomonas putida genome window above contains:
- the rfbD gene encoding dTDP-4-dehydrorhamnose reductase, producing the protein MKILLLGKDGQLGWELQRSLAVLGQVLALSSRSHEYCGDLTNLQGLAETVRTFAPDVIVNAAAYTAVDKAEGEREQAFLVNAQAVKVLAGLAAELGALLVHYSTDYVFPGNGNAPWSEEDAVGPLNVYGESKLGGEQAILASGCTSLIFRTCWVYAARGNNFARTMLRLATERDSLGVIDDQFGAPTGAELIADVTAHAIACTRRDPALAGVYHLAASGETTWCGYARFVLEQAAARGLSLKVHAEQVKPLTTDAYPTPAKRPANSRLNTHKLQEAFALTLPDWRQGVARMLTEIHEK
- the rfbB gene encoding dTDP-glucose 4,6-dehydratase → MTVLVTGGAGFIGANFVLDWLAVSDEPVVNLDKLTYAGNLQTLNSLQGDERHIFVHGDIGDSQQVARLLEEHKPRAIVNFAAESHVDRSIHGPEDFIETNIVGTFRLLEAVRAYWGGLDEQARQTFRFLHVSTDEVYGSLAADEPAFTETHQYQPNSPYSASKAASDHLVRSYHHTYGLPVLTTNCSNNYGPFHFPEKLIPLMIVNALGGKALPVYGDGQQIRDWLYVKDHCSAIRRVLEAGKTGEVYNVGGWNEKPNLEIVNRVCALLDELRPRADGKPYGEQITYVTDRPGHDRRYAIDARKLERELGWKPAETFETGIRKTVEWYLDNWDWVENVQSGGYRDWVEKNYAGRSA